Proteins encoded within one genomic window of Aphelocoma coerulescens isolate FSJ_1873_10779 chromosome 9, UR_Acoe_1.0, whole genome shotgun sequence:
- the LOC138114867 gene encoding intestinal-type alkaline phosphatase 1-like has translation MAMLDPWRLPALLSPPDAEKTPGYWNKGARRRLELALALQPAAQRAKNIILFMGDGMGLSTMSAARIYKGQLSGGLGEENVLAMETFPHMALAKTYTIDRQVPDSAGTGTAYLCGVKANAKTLGLSGAAVYGKCRTTFGNEVDSILHRARLAGKSVGIVTTTRVQHASPGAAYAHSASRGWYADANMPREALRDGCKDIAYQLVHNTDINVILGGGRMYMTPKRTPDPEYPEDPDQNGTRKDGRDLIAEWLSAKQGARYVWDKKGLDAVEDDSVSHLMGLFEPKDMRYELNRNTSTDPSIVEMTEKAVRILRRNPNGFFLFVEGGRIDHGHHSGRAKQALMEAVMLDRAVARAGELTSPTDTLTVVTADHSHVFTFGGSTPRGNSIFGLAPKKAKDKRAYTSILYGNGPGYSIRDGARPAASLPAAEDKDYRQQAAVPLETETHSGEDVVVLAQGPMAHLFHGVQEQHYIAHAMAYAACLEPYATEPGCRAARRASHGTQCSPQPLLALLALCIAALIVGG, from the exons ATGGCAATGCTGGACCCCTGGaggctcccagctctgctctcacctCCAGATGCTGAGAAGACCCCGGGCTACTGGAATAAAGGGGCCAGGAGGAGGCTGGAGTTGGCCCTGGCCTTGCAGCCAGCGGCACAGCGGGCCAAAAACATCATCCTCTTCATGGGTGACG GCATGGGGCTGTCCACCATGTCAGCGGCTCGGATCTACAAGGGGCAGCTGTCCGGCGGCTTGGGCGAGGAGAATGTCTTGGCCATGGAGACCTTTCCCCACATGGCCCTGGCCAAG ACCTACACCATCGACCGGCAGGTGCCTGACAGTGCTGGCACGGGCACCGCCTACCTCTGTGGGGTGAAGGCCAACGCCAAGACTCTGGGACTGAGCGGGGCGGCCGTCTATGGAAAATGCCGCACCACCTTTGGCAATGAGGTGGACTCCATCCTGCACCGGGCCAGGCTGGCAG GCAAGTCTGTGGGCATTGTGACGACCACGCGGGTGCAGCACGCGTCCCCCGGGGCAGCCTATGCGCACTCGGCCAGCCGGGGCTGGTACGCTGATGCCAACATGCCCAGGGAGGCCCTGCGGGACGGCTGCAAGGACATCGCCTACCAGCTGGTGCACAACACCGACATCAAC GTGATCCTGGGCGGCGGGAGGATGTACATGACCCCCAAGCGGACTCCGGACCCCGAGTACCCGGAGGACCCGGATCAAAATGGCACCAGGAAGGACGGCCGGGACTTGATTGCTGAGTGGCTGAGTGCCAAGCAG GGTGCCCGCTATGTCTGGGACAAGAAGGGCCTGGATGCGGTTGAAGATGACTCTGTGAGCCACCTTATGG GCCTCTTTGAGCCCAAGGACATGAGGTACGAGCTGAACCGCAACACATCCACGGACCCCTCCATCGTGGAGATGACAGAAAAGGCCGTCCGCATCCTGCGCAGGAACCCCAATGGCTTCTTCCTCTTTGTGGA AGGTGGCAGAATCGACCATGGCCACCACAGTGGCCGGGCCAAGCAGGCGCTGATGGAGGCTGTGATGCTGGACCGGGCGGTGGCACGGGCGGGCGAGCTCACCTCCCCCACTGACACTCTGACCGTGGTGACGGCCGATCACTCCCATGTCTTCACCTTTGGGGGCAGCACACCACGTGGCAACTCCATCTTCG ggctggcccCCAAGAAAGCCAAGGACAAGCGAGCTTACACCAGCATCCTCTATGGCAATGGTCCTGGCTACAGCATCCGTGACGGGGCCCGTCCAGCTGccagcctccctgctgcag AGGACAAGGACTACAGGCaacaggcagctgtgcccctggagACAGAGACTCACAGTGGGGAGGACGTGGTGGTGCTGGCCCAGGGCCCCATGGCCCACctcttccacggggtgcaggAGCAGCACTACATCGCCCATGCCATGGCCTACGCCGCCTGCCTCGAGCCCTATGCCACAGAGCCCGGGTGCAGGGCAGCCCGCAGGGCCTCCCATGGCACACAgtgctccccacagcccctgcttGCCCTCCTGGCCCTCTGCATAGCTGCCCTCATAGTGGGAGGCTGA